A DNA window from Bdellovibrio sp. BCCA contains the following coding sequences:
- a CDS encoding transketolase C-terminal domain-containing protein, translated as MTEPIQIKTKLAGNPSQEPQFKTFVKSKDGRQIPVVDPRSTRALVSLMDMNAVLGGAASHYGGPAALAELMSALHGHVFDVAAREKKQWYDLFHLVNDAGHCENGLYALKANYHMAGLTLESLKKFRSIESGLTGHGEVHCFPEGVFISNGPLGSAFPQTQGLAMGEAISGRNRITVTTISDGACMEGEAKESFAAIPGLAQTGKMGPYVLIISDNNTKLSGRIDAESFSMTPTFNSLKDLGWNVITLAEGNDLQKCYDTIVTAIEQAKADPKKPVVIHAKTIKGIGTKKTAESASGGHGFPLKSPSELPAFLSEIYGGETLPAVYNTWIDELNKWEAEIKAKAVKDTGEKIQTGVSAAMVRARKAGLPVLSVTSDLPGSTGVAGFRKEFPQDSFDVGIAESNMVSTAAGLSKLGYIPVVDTFAQFGVTKGALPLTMGALSEAPIIAIFSHTGFQDAADGASHQALSYMAMVSSIPHVDVYSLSCSEEADALVYAVIENFAKARKEGQVPNSAVFFLGRENFPKSYVTPSSYDLKKAQILVDTAKDKTKSVTIATTGSLVPQALQAAKNLETKGVGAIVVNCACVNHVDLATMKSALEKTQGRLVTVEDHQLVGGFGQMLTHALLQADTTISVKSLGVHAEFGQSAYTALDLYRKHKVDASAIVETVGTFFQKSGAW; from the coding sequence ATGACAGAACCCATCCAAATCAAAACAAAACTCGCGGGGAACCCTTCACAGGAACCCCAATTTAAAACTTTCGTTAAAAGCAAAGACGGACGTCAGATTCCAGTTGTGGACCCTCGTTCGACTCGTGCTCTTGTTTCTTTGATGGACATGAATGCGGTCCTTGGCGGAGCAGCGTCTCACTACGGTGGACCAGCGGCTTTGGCTGAGTTGATGTCAGCTTTGCATGGTCACGTTTTTGATGTTGCGGCTCGTGAAAAAAAGCAATGGTATGATTTGTTTCACTTAGTGAACGACGCTGGTCACTGCGAAAATGGTTTGTATGCTTTAAAAGCGAACTACCACATGGCAGGCTTGACGTTAGAGAGTCTTAAAAAATTCCGTTCTATTGAAAGCGGTCTAACAGGTCACGGTGAAGTTCACTGTTTCCCAGAAGGCGTTTTTATTTCTAATGGTCCTTTGGGTTCGGCCTTCCCGCAGACTCAAGGTCTTGCGATGGGAGAAGCGATTTCGGGTCGCAATCGTATCACTGTGACGACGATTTCTGATGGAGCCTGCATGGAAGGCGAGGCGAAAGAATCTTTCGCAGCGATTCCGGGTCTTGCACAAACTGGCAAGATGGGTCCTTATGTTTTGATCATCAGTGATAACAATACAAAACTTTCAGGTCGTATTGATGCGGAGTCTTTCTCAATGACTCCAACATTCAACTCTTTGAAAGATTTGGGTTGGAATGTGATCACGTTGGCTGAAGGCAACGACTTGCAAAAATGTTACGACACGATTGTGACAGCTATTGAGCAAGCCAAAGCTGATCCGAAGAAACCCGTTGTGATTCATGCAAAAACAATCAAGGGTATTGGCACAAAGAAAACAGCCGAGTCTGCTTCAGGTGGTCACGGTTTTCCTCTGAAAAGCCCTTCTGAATTGCCTGCGTTCTTAAGTGAAATTTACGGCGGTGAAACTTTGCCAGCCGTTTACAACACATGGATTGATGAACTTAATAAATGGGAAGCCGAGATTAAAGCGAAAGCTGTGAAAGACACGGGCGAAAAAATTCAAACGGGTGTTTCTGCGGCGATGGTGCGCGCTCGTAAAGCGGGTCTTCCTGTTTTGAGTGTGACTTCGGATCTTCCAGGTTCGACAGGTGTTGCTGGATTCCGCAAAGAATTCCCGCAAGATTCTTTTGATGTGGGTATTGCCGAAAGCAACATGGTTTCAACGGCAGCCGGTCTTTCTAAATTGGGATACATTCCTGTTGTAGATACTTTCGCTCAATTTGGTGTAACAAAAGGGGCGTTACCTTTGACGATGGGTGCTTTGTCTGAAGCTCCGATCATCGCCATCTTTTCGCACACAGGTTTCCAAGATGCTGCGGACGGAGCGTCTCACCAAGCGTTGAGTTACATGGCGATGGTGTCTTCGATTCCTCACGTGGATGTTTATTCTTTGTCGTGCAGTGAAGAAGCCGATGCTTTGGTTTACGCGGTGATTGAGAATTTTGCGAAGGCTCGTAAAGAGGGGCAAGTTCCAAATTCAGCGGTGTTCTTCTTGGGTCGTGAAAACTTTCCTAAGTCTTACGTGACTCCAAGTTCTTATGATTTGAAAAAAGCGCAGATCTTGGTGGATACAGCGAAAGACAAGACAAAATCTGTGACGATTGCAACAACAGGCTCTTTAGTTCCACAAGCCTTGCAAGCTGCAAAAAATTTGGAAACAAAAGGTGTGGGTGCGATTGTTGTGAACTGTGCGTGTGTGAATCACGTGGATCTTGCAACGATGAAGAGTGCTCTTGAAAAAACTCAAGGTCGCCTTGTGACTGTGGAAGATCATCAGTTAGTCGGTGGTTTTGGTCAGATGTTGACTCATGCACTTTTGCAGGCGGATACGACAATCTCTGTGAAGAGCTTGGGCGTTCACGCTGAGTTCGGCCAAAGCGCTTACACAGCTTTGGATCTTTATCGCAAACACAAAGTGGATGCTTCGGCGATTGTTGAAACTGTCGGCACGTTCTTTCAAAAAAGCGGCGCTTGGTAA
- the add gene encoding adenosine deaminase, protein MEKLYSHNIRDILKVELHRHLDCSVRWSTLVELAPQVGIPLASTSQAQKEQFLITSPMKDLSSVLNKFLNAQKVLASEEILTRIAFEACEDAYNDGIRLLELRYAPTFIAEGHKNLTFEKIHKSLHKGIEMARKKYHMLIGLICIVQRVKPFAEAEKVVDFAIAHKDSFIALDLADNEEGFDPKVFAPLFQKAKKAGLRITVHSGEAPGPLSAQWVQDSIEILGAERIGHGIQIVHDPKVINFVQSRRIPLEVCPISNYLTQSFKTYEDHPIRQLMNAGVLVTINSDDPGVFATTLSDDYEVLHRVHGFTKEDFHRCNQVAFDASFFPDVEKNRFMTDFFG, encoded by the coding sequence ATGGAAAAACTCTACTCTCATAACATTCGCGATATCCTGAAAGTGGAATTACATCGCCACCTGGACTGCTCGGTGCGTTGGAGTACGCTTGTAGAACTGGCCCCTCAAGTCGGAATTCCCCTAGCCTCGACCTCGCAAGCGCAGAAAGAACAGTTTTTAATTACAAGCCCGATGAAGGATTTGAGTTCTGTTCTTAATAAATTTCTCAATGCTCAAAAAGTCCTGGCAAGCGAAGAAATCCTCACGCGTATCGCATTTGAAGCCTGTGAGGACGCGTACAATGATGGCATTCGTCTGCTCGAACTTCGTTACGCCCCGACGTTCATTGCCGAAGGTCATAAAAATCTGACTTTCGAAAAAATCCACAAATCTTTACACAAGGGCATTGAGATGGCCCGCAAAAAATACCACATGCTCATTGGTCTGATCTGCATCGTGCAAAGAGTGAAACCTTTCGCCGAGGCAGAGAAGGTCGTGGATTTTGCGATCGCCCACAAAGATAGTTTTATCGCATTGGATCTTGCCGATAACGAAGAGGGTTTCGATCCAAAAGTTTTTGCGCCACTTTTTCAAAAGGCGAAAAAAGCAGGTTTGCGTATTACAGTTCACTCTGGCGAAGCACCCGGGCCGCTCTCAGCACAATGGGTGCAAGACAGTATTGAAATTCTGGGCGCTGAACGGATCGGTCACGGAATTCAAATTGTACATGATCCTAAAGTGATCAACTTTGTACAAAGTCGCCGTATTCCTTTAGAGGTGTGCCCGATCAGCAATTACCTGACCCAGAGTTTTAAAACTTATGAGGACCATCCGATTCGTCAACTGATGAATGCAGGAGTTCTTGTCACCATCAACTCTGACGATCCCGGAGTTTTTGCAACCACACTCAGTGACGACTATGAAGTTCTTCACCGCGTGCATGGTTTTACAAAAGAAGATTTTCATCGCTGCAATCAAGTCGCTTTTGACGCCAGCTTCTTTCCTGATGTAGAAAAAAATAGATTTATGACGGATTTTTTCGGATGA
- a CDS encoding DUF6624 domain-containing protein: MKLKEELLHLMREDEAVREALASTGELFQGYNPQMEKVHLRNAQRLKELIEENKGFPTIAQVGEEACVAALRIVLHAISWPEFMRAQEQVLTDLAKKKEVPALYVACLVDRIRFYEGLKQVYGTNSDWDENGILRITDVEDPDGLNKRRAEVGLSPLESMIITPMNVEYHPPDPAKRQQEFLEWTKKTGWRTT, translated from the coding sequence ATGAAACTGAAAGAAGAACTCCTCCACTTGATGCGTGAAGACGAAGCCGTTCGCGAAGCACTTGCGAGCACGGGAGAACTTTTTCAAGGATACAATCCACAAATGGAAAAAGTGCATTTGCGAAATGCTCAGCGCCTCAAAGAACTCATCGAAGAAAACAAAGGTTTTCCAACAATCGCCCAAGTCGGTGAAGAGGCCTGTGTCGCTGCACTCAGAATTGTATTACACGCCATCAGTTGGCCGGAGTTTATGCGTGCTCAAGAACAAGTGTTGACGGATCTTGCGAAGAAAAAAGAAGTTCCCGCACTGTATGTGGCTTGTCTGGTGGATCGCATTCGTTTTTATGAAGGACTCAAACAAGTTTACGGGACAAATTCTGATTGGGATGAAAATGGAATTCTTAGAATCACGGATGTTGAAGATCCAGACGGTCTTAACAAACGTCGCGCCGAAGTCGGACTTTCTCCTCTAGAAAGTATGATCATCACGCCTATGAATGTCGAATATCATCCACCGGACCCGGCAAAGCGCCAGCAAGAATTTCTTGAATGGACTAAGAAAACAGGATGGCGAACGACTTAA
- a CDS encoding LEA type 2 family protein has product MNKISYFFVIVILTMATACSSFTKGLLKDPEVSVVGLDVSNVTAQDALVHVKLNVKNPNPVPLRVGKITYALTLSGKDVTEGEFKEGVDVPSQGENTVVVPLRFKYNTVGTLVDGLLKGTLSKEYELKGSAQMGLFSIPFNKKGELEF; this is encoded by the coding sequence ATGAACAAGATCTCTTATTTTTTCGTGATAGTAATTCTAACGATGGCAACGGCTTGTTCGTCTTTCACAAAAGGCCTTTTAAAGGACCCGGAAGTTTCCGTTGTGGGACTTGATGTGTCCAATGTCACGGCCCAAGACGCCTTGGTGCATGTGAAACTCAATGTGAAAAATCCAAATCCTGTTCCGTTACGCGTGGGAAAAATAACTTACGCTTTGACGTTGTCAGGGAAAGACGTGACCGAAGGTGAATTTAAAGAGGGCGTTGATGTTCCCTCACAAGGTGAGAATACGGTCGTCGTCCCACTGAGATTTAAATACAACACCGTGGGCACTTTGGTTGACGGTCTTTTAAAAGGGACTTTGAGTAAAGAATACGAACTTAAAGGCTCTGCTCAGATGGGGCTTTTCTCTATTCCGTTTAATAAAAAAGGCGAACTGGAATTTTAA
- a CDS encoding GlsB/YeaQ/YmgE family stress response membrane protein, translated as MNINSILHHPLFNQMVLWTVLGLGVGVAAKLVIPGSEAMGWIRTILLGLAGSFLGNFLAPRMFHWPTYTAFSWQGILIGIAGAVILVLINRVVTRS; from the coding sequence ATGAATATCAACTCCATTTTGCATCATCCCCTTTTTAATCAAATGGTTCTTTGGACCGTTCTTGGACTTGGAGTGGGCGTCGCCGCAAAGTTGGTCATTCCAGGCAGTGAAGCCATGGGCTGGATTCGCACGATCTTATTGGGTCTAGCTGGATCTTTTCTGGGCAACTTCCTGGCGCCTCGTATGTTTCACTGGCCTACCTACACTGCTTTTAGCTGGCAGGGAATTCTAATCGGCATTGCCGGAGCTGTTATTCTTGTTCTTATCAACCGTGTGGTCACGAGGTCTTAA
- a CDS encoding OmpA family protein: protein MKIFRAFLICFLAALTITSPAQANVLGNMQTFAPNPDSLVFQNIHSSQTLEKNYFNIGFFAAYVRNELSVYDNLVQKNFVDYKDKAFTFDLIFAWGVTRNLELTYSMPGYFSQEPDSGQSQQNFISEGINGHRLGFKYNISQEKTGGFAVAGSADLTTSVDNPYIGNSPAPIWNIEFIYDKRDRDSGYGFNLGYRKRTPGDPAATDYFLPVSDQLIASAGYVTGLTKKWRFHAELFSSYGLKKDDHPDQKYISSLEVLLGGKYRLARNLWGHFGATAEVMPKGLAPDYRVYLGINHFFGFSSKETTTTTAVAKTSTLSVLPYELNLAQNEKQKITVSGGVAPYQYELSQGLGYFDETTMEYVAYDQIGDDEIIVKDAEGAVVTVPVRVRESNASPSISAESLEINPSEITVYTGGVAHIKAKGGTAPYTADLSPEFFGSISSRTLKYMAPTHPGDVEVIVKDEQGQKAKALVHVVAIPKPAKALLLKNLNFIFNTSNLTKASQRELDKNLSSMSQVKIKKIIVVGHTDSIGSDEYNQELSQNRAETVAQILRRKFNLSEDQVEAVGYGETQPIASNETEQGRLTNRRVELKLYYNQ from the coding sequence ATGAAAATTTTTAGAGCGTTTTTAATTTGTTTTCTTGCCGCCCTCACCATAACTTCACCAGCGCAGGCGAATGTTTTGGGAAACATGCAGACCTTTGCACCCAATCCAGATTCTCTGGTATTTCAGAACATTCATTCGTCCCAAACTTTGGAAAAAAATTATTTCAATATCGGTTTCTTCGCCGCTTACGTGCGAAACGAACTGAGTGTTTATGACAATCTCGTGCAAAAAAACTTTGTCGATTACAAGGATAAGGCTTTTACGTTCGACTTGATTTTCGCTTGGGGCGTGACTCGCAATTTAGAACTCACTTACTCAATGCCAGGATATTTCAGTCAAGAGCCCGACTCGGGCCAAAGCCAGCAGAACTTTATCTCTGAGGGAATCAATGGGCACCGATTGGGATTTAAATACAATATCTCCCAAGAAAAAACTGGCGGCTTCGCTGTCGCTGGTTCTGCGGATCTCACTACTTCCGTCGACAATCCTTACATCGGAAACTCTCCGGCTCCTATTTGGAATATTGAATTCATTTACGACAAAAGAGATCGCGACAGCGGTTATGGATTTAACTTAGGTTATAGAAAGAGAACTCCCGGAGATCCTGCTGCTACAGATTATTTCTTGCCAGTGAGTGATCAGCTGATCGCCTCTGCAGGTTATGTTACGGGGCTTACAAAAAAATGGCGTTTCCATGCTGAGCTTTTTAGTTCCTACGGTCTTAAAAAAGATGATCATCCTGATCAAAAGTACATTAGTTCCCTCGAAGTTCTTCTGGGTGGAAAATACCGTCTGGCGAGAAATCTTTGGGGACATTTTGGAGCAACTGCCGAAGTCATGCCGAAAGGTCTGGCTCCGGATTATCGTGTGTATCTCGGTATCAATCATTTCTTTGGCTTCAGTTCAAAAGAAACGACAACAACGACGGCGGTTGCAAAAACCTCGACCTTGTCAGTTCTTCCTTACGAACTCAACCTCGCCCAAAATGAAAAGCAAAAAATCACTGTCAGTGGCGGCGTCGCTCCTTATCAGTATGAACTCTCTCAAGGTCTAGGTTATTTTGACGAAACGACGATGGAATACGTAGCTTACGATCAAATCGGTGACGATGAAATCATCGTTAAAGATGCCGAAGGTGCTGTTGTCACAGTTCCTGTGCGTGTTCGCGAAAGCAATGCCTCCCCAAGCATTTCAGCAGAATCACTAGAAATCAATCCATCTGAAATCACGGTCTATACAGGTGGTGTTGCTCACATCAAAGCCAAAGGTGGAACTGCTCCCTACACAGCGGATTTAAGCCCTGAGTTTTTTGGAAGTATCTCCAGCCGCACTTTGAAGTACATGGCACCGACACATCCCGGTGACGTGGAAGTTATTGTTAAAGACGAACAAGGACAAAAAGCCAAAGCACTTGTGCATGTCGTGGCAATTCCAAAACCAGCAAAAGCGCTTCTGCTTAAAAACTTAAACTTCATTTTCAATACAAGCAACCTGACGAAAGCTTCTCAAAGAGAGTTGGATAAAAATCTTTCAAGCATGTCTCAGGTCAAAATTAAAAAAATCATCGTTGTCGGTCATACAGACAGCATTGGTTCTGACGAATACAATCAAGAGCTCAGCCAAAACCGCGCAGAAACGGTCGCGCAAATTCTTCGTCGCAAGTTCAATCTGAGCGAAGATCAAGTTGAAGCCGTGGGTTACGGAGAAACTCAACCCATTGCCAGCAACGAAACAGAACAAGGCCGCCTTACGAATCGTCGCGTGGAATTGAAACTCTATTACAATCAGTAA
- a CDS encoding CoA-binding protein: MNVKDNEIKSLLEKYKKFTVYGLSGDPTKASHYVPVYMRDHGWQMVGTYPKAHDVGGFQIYKTLKEVPAEYRKFVDVFRSSERIPEVVDEVLEAGGVEVLWLQLGISNPEAEKRAEDAGIKVVSNRCLIIEHKKWY, encoded by the coding sequence ATGAATGTCAAAGACAATGAAATTAAGAGCCTTCTAGAAAAATACAAAAAATTCACCGTCTATGGCCTCAGTGGCGATCCCACAAAAGCCAGCCACTATGTTCCCGTCTACATGCGTGACCACGGCTGGCAAATGGTGGGAACTTATCCAAAAGCCCACGATGTGGGCGGTTTTCAAATCTATAAAACTTTAAAAGAAGTTCCCGCTGAATACCGAAAATTCGTGGATGTGTTTCGCAGTTCCGAACGTATTCCCGAAGTCGTCGATGAAGTTTTAGAAGCCGGTGGGGTTGAAGTTCTTTGGCTGCAATTAGGAATCTCCAACCCCGAGGCGGAGAAACGCGCTGAAGACGCAGGAATCAAGGTCGTTTCCAATCGCTGCTTGATCATCGAACACAAAAAATGGTATTAG
- the hmgA gene encoding homogentisate 1,2-dioxygenase, whose translation MENKYLSGFGNHFSSEARPGALPQDQNSPQKAPLGLYPEQLSGSAFTAPRAQNLYTWLYRLRPSVMHKAFKPLKELTQKTFFKPQHTNPNQMRWNALPETNGHFLEGIRTVCGNGSSHEQKGIHVHLYSFNKGMENRYMMNADGDFVIVPQTGSLQVKTELGFIEAEPGEIVLVPRGMKFQVNPLNSPRCTGYIGENFGHPFHLPELGPIGANGLAHRRHFLTPVAAFEDKEGAFELIGKFNGELWSAEMNHAPLDVVAWHGNYCPFKYDLRKFNTINTVSFDHPDPSIFTVLTSASDTPGTANVDFVIFPPRWMVAEHTFRPPYFHRNIMSEYMGLIYGEYDAKTAGGFMPGGGSLHNFFSAHGPDAETFEKASKADLQPNKIQNTMAFMFESRVPYMVTDFALQKGFIQEDYQDYWQSFKKNFK comes from the coding sequence ATGGAAAACAAATATCTCTCTGGCTTTGGAAATCATTTTTCATCTGAAGCGCGCCCCGGTGCGCTTCCTCAAGACCAAAACTCTCCACAAAAGGCGCCTTTGGGCCTTTATCCAGAGCAGCTCAGCGGTTCAGCTTTCACAGCTCCCCGCGCGCAGAATTTGTACACGTGGCTTTATCGCCTGCGTCCGTCCGTCATGCACAAAGCTTTCAAGCCTTTGAAAGAGCTGACACAAAAAACATTCTTTAAACCGCAACACACAAATCCTAATCAAATGCGCTGGAATGCTCTTCCTGAAACCAACGGGCATTTCCTTGAGGGTATTCGCACTGTTTGCGGCAATGGCTCTAGCCACGAACAAAAAGGCATCCACGTTCATCTTTATTCCTTCAACAAAGGAATGGAAAACCGTTACATGATGAATGCCGATGGCGATTTTGTGATCGTTCCACAAACGGGTTCTCTGCAAGTGAAAACAGAATTGGGCTTCATCGAAGCCGAACCCGGAGAAATCGTTCTTGTTCCGCGCGGAATGAAATTCCAAGTCAATCCTTTGAACAGCCCTCGCTGCACAGGATACATCGGCGAAAACTTCGGTCATCCGTTTCACCTTCCAGAACTTGGACCGATTGGTGCCAATGGCTTAGCTCATCGTCGCCACTTCCTAACTCCGGTCGCAGCCTTCGAAGATAAAGAAGGCGCTTTCGAACTTATTGGAAAATTCAACGGCGAACTTTGGAGTGCTGAAATGAATCACGCTCCACTAGACGTCGTCGCTTGGCATGGGAACTACTGCCCATTCAAGTACGATCTTCGCAAATTCAACACAATCAACACCGTGAGCTTCGACCATCCAGATCCTTCTATCTTTACGGTTCTGACTTCAGCTAGCGACACACCAGGAACGGCGAACGTGGACTTTGTGATCTTCCCCCCTCGTTGGATGGTCGCTGAACACACATTCCGTCCTCCATATTTCCATCGCAATATCATGAGCGAGTACATGGGCCTTATCTACGGCGAATACGATGCAAAGACAGCCGGTGGATTTATGCCAGGTGGAGGAAGTCTTCACAACTTCTTCTCGGCTCACGGACCCGATGCCGAAACATTTGAAAAAGCGAGCAAAGCAGATTTGCAGCCAAACAAAATCCAAAATACCATGGCATTCATGTTTGAATCACGTGTGCCGTACATGGTGACAGACTTTGCTTTGCAAAAAGGATTTATCCAAGAGGATTATCAAGACTACTGGCAAAGTTTTAAAAAGAATTTTAAATAG
- a CDS encoding response regulator — MEKTKLLVVDDHIENILFLSHLISNADVEIITARNGEQALAHLMDHEFGLALLDVQMPGMSGFELARLIRAAKKTKHLPMILMTSEQRERSMLFEGYETGAVDFLFKPLDPHIVRSKVRTFVLLDQQRRLAQAHVQEVETLKRKAEEANTAKSHFLANISHEIRTPLGAVLGFADILYQDKVNEDERKVFLDAIRRNGELLSRLIDDLLDLSKIEAQRLDFERKEVSIKDVLTDVQSVLGFRASEKGIALKTSIPEEDLMMMGDPLRIKQILLNVIGNAVKFTDKGEVRVQVKDQECKSPAEAGRLRKIIFTVEDTGLGLTHAEVQRLFQPFSQADVSTARRFGGTGLGLVISRQLARLMGGDLQLVSSQVGVGSVFEISLLLELSPYVQQTLSTVSGKDSSAQASSIAGKTILIVDDVSDNRLLIDRYLRSQNITLLQAGSGQEALDLLQTSQPDLILMDIQMPVMDGYEAVHRIRMRDFKAPIIALTAHAMSEETRKCLSAGFDGVLTKPTRRNELIRILHEWLTSQNQSYDVTSTL; from the coding sequence ATGGAAAAAACCAAGCTGCTGGTTGTGGACGATCACATCGAAAATATTCTGTTCCTGTCGCACTTGATTTCAAATGCCGATGTCGAAATTATCACTGCCAGAAACGGTGAGCAGGCGTTGGCACATTTGATGGATCATGAATTCGGTTTGGCTTTGTTAGATGTGCAAATGCCGGGAATGAGCGGCTTTGAATTAGCCCGCCTTATCCGTGCTGCTAAAAAAACAAAACATCTTCCCATGATCTTAATGACCTCTGAGCAGCGCGAGCGTTCCATGCTTTTTGAAGGCTATGAAACCGGAGCTGTGGATTTTCTTTTTAAACCTCTAGATCCTCACATCGTTCGCAGCAAAGTGCGCACGTTTGTTTTGTTGGATCAACAACGTCGCTTAGCTCAAGCCCATGTGCAAGAAGTAGAAACGCTCAAACGAAAAGCTGAAGAGGCAAATACGGCCAAAAGCCATTTTCTTGCGAATATTTCCCATGAGATTCGAACTCCGCTGGGAGCTGTTCTGGGATTCGCTGACATTCTTTATCAAGACAAAGTTAACGAAGACGAGCGTAAAGTTTTTTTGGATGCGATTCGCAGAAACGGGGAACTTTTATCGCGTTTGATCGATGATCTTTTGGATCTTTCGAAAATCGAAGCGCAGCGCCTGGATTTTGAAAGAAAAGAAGTTTCTATTAAAGATGTGCTAACCGACGTTCAATCGGTTCTGGGCTTTCGTGCCAGTGAGAAAGGGATCGCTTTAAAGACATCAATACCCGAAGAAGATCTGATGATGATGGGTGATCCATTGCGCATCAAACAGATCTTGCTGAACGTGATTGGTAACGCCGTGAAATTCACTGATAAAGGGGAAGTCCGCGTTCAGGTGAAAGATCAGGAATGCAAATCTCCCGCAGAGGCAGGAAGACTTCGTAAGATCATTTTTACCGTTGAGGATACGGGACTTGGATTAACTCACGCCGAGGTCCAAAGACTGTTTCAGCCATTCAGTCAGGCCGATGTCTCAACAGCACGACGTTTTGGCGGAACAGGTTTGGGCCTTGTGATTTCAAGGCAGCTTGCGCGTTTGATGGGTGGAGATTTACAGCTTGTTTCTTCGCAAGTCGGTGTCGGTTCTGTTTTTGAAATTTCTTTGTTGTTAGAATTAAGTCCTTATGTGCAGCAGACTCTTTCAACGGTGAGCGGGAAAGATTCTTCTGCACAGGCATCTTCCATTGCAGGGAAAACAATTTTAATCGTTGATGACGTGAGCGACAATCGTCTGTTGATTGACCGATATTTGCGCTCGCAAAATATCACGCTTTTGCAAGCGGGAAGCGGGCAGGAAGCTTTGGACCTTTTGCAAACTTCACAGCCGGATTTAATTCTTATGGATATTCAAATGCCGGTGATGGATGGCTACGAAGCTGTTCACCGCATTCGTATGCGTGACTTTAAAGCGCCGATCATTGCGCTGACGGCTCATGCAATGAGTGAAGAGACGAGAAAATGTTTGAGTGCGGGATTCGATGGCGTTTTAACAAAACCAACTCGTCGAAATGAATTGATCCGTATTTTGCATGAATGGTTGACATCGCAGAATCAAAGCTATGATGTGACTTCGACCTTGTAA
- a CDS encoding YihY/virulence factor BrkB family protein — MKLSASLRSILSNEFLDKLDRDKIWDLSASLSYYTALSLAPLMILLITFVSFLGADFKNELIHQVEGLVGAQASQAIKTIALSADKTPEARGFAGIIGVITLLFSAGAIFSQLRRSLNTIFEVDMAPAEGEPGFLQSSMDFVKRRIFSMGMVLAFVFISLVSLVVSSFISMTLHGLAAVVVQSINLLVSLIIFSILFGAIYFFIPQRPIPAVVAITAGLITAFLFSIGKTLIGLYLGQSALASLYGAAGSFIVLLMWVYYSSIIIFISAEIANEINKTH; from the coding sequence ATGAAACTCTCGGCCTCCCTTCGAAGCATTCTTAGTAATGAGTTCCTAGATAAGCTCGACAGAGATAAAATTTGGGATCTCTCAGCGTCCCTTTCTTATTACACCGCACTTTCACTGGCTCCGTTGATGATTCTTTTGATCACCTTTGTTTCTTTTTTAGGAGCTGATTTTAAGAATGAATTGATTCACCAGGTAGAAGGCTTAGTCGGTGCTCAAGCCAGTCAAGCGATCAAAACCATTGCGCTGAGTGCGGATAAAACGCCCGAGGCTCGCGGATTTGCCGGCATCATCGGGGTTATCACTTTGCTTTTTTCAGCAGGAGCGATCTTCAGTCAATTGCGCCGCTCTCTCAATACCATCTTCGAAGTCGACATGGCTCCTGCCGAAGGTGAACCGGGATTTCTTCAATCGTCGATGGACTTTGTAAAGCGGCGAATCTTCAGTATGGGAATGGTGCTGGCTTTCGTTTTTATTTCCTTGGTGTCACTGGTTGTTTCTTCATTTATTTCCATGACCCTTCATGGGCTGGCCGCTGTCGTCGTGCAATCTATCAACCTTTTAGTTTCGCTGATTATTTTTAGCATTCTCTTTGGCGCGATTTACTTTTTCATTCCTCAACGACCGATCCCCGCCGTCGTTGCCATCACGGCTGGACTGATCACGGCGTTTTTATTTTCTATTGGAAAAACATTGATCGGCCTTTATTTGGGCCAAAGTGCTTTAGCCTCTTTGTATGGAGCGGCTGGCTCTTTCATCGTTCTTCTGATGTGGGTGTATTACTCTTCGATCATCATTTTCATCAGTGCTGAAATCGCCAATGAAATTAATAAAACCCATTAG